One genomic window of Halovivax cerinus includes the following:
- a CDS encoding 2Fe-2S iron-sulfur cluster-binding protein, which translates to MTEYTVEFVGTGETITCSDKETILSRCLEEGIAQEYSCRVGMCLACSAEIVEGEVTQPAARAFTEEEAENYALTCMARPQSDLKLERGTYPPSIEGDATTTAGEAFADD; encoded by the coding sequence ATGACCGAGTACACCGTCGAGTTCGTGGGGACGGGTGAGACGATCACCTGTTCCGACAAAGAGACGATCTTGAGCCGCTGTCTCGAGGAGGGTATCGCCCAGGAGTACTCCTGTCGGGTAGGGATGTGCCTCGCCTGCTCCGCAGAGATCGTCGAGGGGGAGGTGACCCAGCCAGCCGCCCGCGCGTTTACCGAGGAAGAGGCGGAGAACTACGCGCTGACCTGCATGGCCCGACCGCAGTCGGATCTCAAACTCGAGCGCGGGACGTACCCGCCGAGCATCGAAGGCGATGCGACGACGACGGCCGGCGAGGCGTTCGCCGACGACTGA
- a CDS encoding geranylgeranyl reductase family protein, protein MSTQEAAGVGAAELGRGDWDVVVVGAGTAGCYAAATIANAGYDVVILERKSPEEAGHIACGDALKGANAFPDAIPKSQLESAFTNTGVDHGRFEIPQEDTVLEIPVPGELAVVDRWEYGRKVIEGAANAGATFHYDTVVQDVRQGDDGTVIGVDAIRKGDPQTYDAEIVVDGAGSLSILQDKADLADSTFDTNVTYSQFCSAYREIVHVDEPVEWSDALVFKPTERAAGYLWYFPRTETEINAGLGFQMTEEPMHLVEDLKRDLRNRAEFEGARVEDKLGAALPTRRPYDSAVHPGFVAVGDAAGHVNPTTGGGIAGAAYAGTYAAEQAIEAMEQGTVDEDVLWRYNERVMDHFGARYAALDVYNILSTAVDIDELMGLLAAMPGEQIAEALYSGSANLGWGLKIKALLKARGHYGTVWNLYKTKQRADELLAHYEEYPDSPAAFDAWQRERDRLMESVYETTGADPKY, encoded by the coding sequence ATGAGTACACAGGAGGCCGCCGGGGTCGGCGCGGCCGAACTCGGCCGGGGTGACTGGGACGTGGTGGTCGTGGGTGCCGGCACGGCCGGCTGTTACGCCGCGGCGACGATCGCGAACGCGGGCTACGACGTGGTCATCCTCGAGCGAAAATCGCCCGAGGAAGCGGGTCACATCGCCTGCGGCGACGCGTTGAAGGGCGCGAACGCGTTCCCCGACGCGATCCCCAAATCGCAGCTCGAATCGGCGTTTACGAACACTGGCGTCGACCACGGCCGCTTCGAGATTCCTCAGGAGGATACCGTGCTCGAGATCCCCGTCCCCGGCGAGCTGGCGGTCGTCGATCGCTGGGAGTACGGCCGGAAGGTGATCGAGGGTGCGGCGAACGCCGGTGCGACGTTCCACTACGACACCGTCGTGCAGGACGTCCGTCAGGGCGACGACGGCACGGTGATCGGCGTCGACGCGATCCGGAAGGGTGATCCACAGACCTACGACGCCGAGATCGTCGTCGACGGGGCCGGCTCGCTCTCGATCCTCCAGGACAAGGCCGACCTCGCCGACTCGACGTTCGACACCAACGTCACCTACTCGCAGTTCTGTTCGGCGTACCGCGAGATCGTCCACGTCGACGAACCCGTCGAGTGGTCAGACGCACTCGTCTTCAAACCGACCGAGCGCGCCGCGGGCTACCTCTGGTACTTCCCGCGCACCGAGACCGAGATCAACGCCGGACTGGGCTTTCAGATGACCGAGGAGCCGATGCACCTGGTCGAGGACCTCAAACGGGACCTTCGCAATCGGGCCGAGTTCGAGGGCGCTCGCGTCGAGGACAAACTCGGCGCCGCCCTCCCGACGCGCCGCCCCTACGACTCGGCCGTCCACCCCGGCTTCGTCGCCGTCGGCGACGCCGCGGGCCACGTCAACCCGACGACCGGCGGCGGCATCGCCGGCGCCGCCTACGCCGGCACGTACGCCGCCGAGCAGGCGATCGAGGCGATGGAGCAGGGAACCGTCGACGAGGACGTCCTCTGGCGGTACAACGAGCGCGTCATGGACCACTTCGGCGCGCGCTACGCCGCCCTCGACGTCTACAACATCCTCTCGACCGCCGTCGACATCGACGAACTCATGGGTCTGCTCGCGGCCATGCCCGGCGAGCAGATCGCCGAAGCGCTCTACTCCGGCAGCGCGAACCTCGGCTGGGGCTTAAAGATCAAGGCGCTCCTCAAAGCCCGCGGCCACTACGGCACCGTCTGGAACCTCTACAAGACCAAACAGCGCGCCGACGAACTCCTCGCCCACTACGAGGAGTACCCCGACTCGCCGGCCGCGTTCGACGCCTGGCAACGAGAACGCGACCGACTCATGGAGTCGGTCTACGAGACGACCGGTGCGGACCCCAAGTACTGA